One Xylanibacillus composti genomic region harbors:
- a CDS encoding peptidoglycan recognition protein family protein codes for MQPIGVVMHHAACPSINGKGYDFFIRKDGTVIAAEEPQDTDYVHICLEGDFSRRLGGMSEGQLEEQCFVVQKLLIRLFGKYGLSTLMFHGHNTDCPGPYFPWSKLVISPANRYH; via the coding sequence TTGCAGCCAATCGGTGTGGTCATGCATCATGCAGCATGCCCTTCCATAAACGGGAAGGGCTATGATTTTTTTATTCGAAAAGATGGAACAGTGATTGCAGCGGAAGAGCCGCAGGACACAGATTATGTGCATATTTGCTTGGAAGGCGATTTCTCCCGGCGTCTGGGCGGCATGTCGGAAGGGCAATTGGAAGAGCAGTGCTTTGTTGTGCAAAAGCTGCTTATTCGCCTGTTTGGAAAGTACGGATTGTCCACCCTGATGTTCCACGGTCACAATACAGATTGCCCGGGACCATACTTTCCATGGAGCAAGCTTGTGATTTCCCCAGCGAATCGGTATCATTAG